One genomic window of Piliocolobus tephrosceles isolate RC106 chromosome 19, ASM277652v3, whole genome shotgun sequence includes the following:
- the GUCD1 gene encoding protein GUCD1 isoform X4 has translation MRTEAEAAGPPLEPGDFVQLPVPVIQQLYHWDCGLACSRMVLRYLGQLDDSEFERALQELQLTRSIWTIDLAYLMHHFGVRHRFCTQTLGVDKGYKNQSFYRKHFDTEETRVNQLFAQAKACKVLVEKWNVQHQHQ, from the exons GGGACTTTGTGCAGCTGCCTGTGCCAGTCATCCAGCAGCTCTACCACTGGGACTGTGGCCTGGCCTGCTCCAGGATGGTGCTGCG GTACCTGGGCCAGCTGGACGATAGTGAGTTTGAGAGAGCCCTGCAGGAGCTGCAGCTGACGAGGAGCATCTGGACCATCGACCTGGCCTACCTGATGCACCACTTTGGTGTGAGGCACCGTTTCTGTACCCAGACCCTGGGCGTCGACAAGGGCTACAAGAACCAG TCTTTCTACAGGAAGCACTTTGACACAGAGGAGACCCGGGTGAATCAGCTGTTTGCACAAGCCAAGGCCTGCAAGGTGCTGGTGGAGAAATG GAATGTGCAGCACCAGCATCAGTAA
- the GUCD1 gene encoding protein GUCD1 isoform X2 codes for MRTEAEAAGPPLEPGDFVQLPVPVIQQLYHWDCGLACSRMVLRYLGQLDDSEFERALQELQLTRSIWTIDLAYLMHHFGVRHRFCTQTLGVDKGYKNQSFYRKHFDTEETRVNQLFAQAKACKVLVEKCTVSVQDIQAHLAQGHVAIVLVNSGVLHCDLCSSPVKYCCFAPSGHRCFCRTPDYQGHFIVLRGYNRATGCIFYNNPAYADRMCSTSISNFEEARTSYGTDEDILFVYLDS; via the exons GGGACTTTGTGCAGCTGCCTGTGCCAGTCATCCAGCAGCTCTACCACTGGGACTGTGGCCTGGCCTGCTCCAGGATGGTGCTGCG GTACCTGGGCCAGCTGGACGATAGTGAGTTTGAGAGAGCCCTGCAGGAGCTGCAGCTGACGAGGAGCATCTGGACCATCGACCTGGCCTACCTGATGCACCACTTTGGTGTGAGGCACCGTTTCTGTACCCAGACCCTGGGCGTCGACAAGGGCTACAAGAACCAG TCTTTCTACAGGAAGCACTTTGACACAGAGGAGACCCGGGTGAATCAGCTGTTTGCACAAGCCAAGGCCTGCAAGGTGCTGGTGGAGAAATG CACGGTGAGCGTGCAGGACATCCAGGCACACCTGGCTCAGGGCCATGTGGCCATCGTGCTGGTGAACTCTGGGGTGCTGCACTGTGACCTGTGTTCCAGCCCTGTCAAGTACTGCTGCTTCGCCCCCAGTGGCCACCGCTGCTTCTGCCGCACTCCTGACTACCAGGGCCACTTCATCGTCCTGCGCGGCTATAACCGGGCCACTGGCTGCATCTTTTACAACAACCCAGCCTATGCCGACC GAATGTGCAGCACCAGCATCAGTAACTTTGAGGAGGCCAGAACCAGCTATGGCACAGATGAGGACATCCTCTTTGTCTACCTGGACAGCTGA
- the GUCD1 gene encoding protein GUCD1 isoform X3 → MRTEAEAAGPPLEPGDFVQLPVPVIQQLYHWDCGLACSRMVLRYLGQLDDSEFERALQELQLTRSIWTIDLAYLMHHFGVRHRFCTQTLGVDKGYKNQSFYRKHFDTEETRVNQLFAQAKACKVLVEKCRNVQHQHQ, encoded by the exons GGGACTTTGTGCAGCTGCCTGTGCCAGTCATCCAGCAGCTCTACCACTGGGACTGTGGCCTGGCCTGCTCCAGGATGGTGCTGCG GTACCTGGGCCAGCTGGACGATAGTGAGTTTGAGAGAGCCCTGCAGGAGCTGCAGCTGACGAGGAGCATCTGGACCATCGACCTGGCCTACCTGATGCACCACTTTGGTGTGAGGCACCGTTTCTGTACCCAGACCCTGGGCGTCGACAAGGGCTACAAGAACCAG TCTTTCTACAGGAAGCACTTTGACACAGAGGAGACCCGGGTGAATCAGCTGTTTGCACAAGCCAAGGCCTGCAAGGTGCTGGTGGAGAAATG CAGGAATGTGCAGCACCAGCATCAGTAA
- the GUCD1 gene encoding protein GUCD1 isoform X1: MRTEAEAAGPPLEPGDFVQLPVPVIQQLYHWDCGLACSRMVLRYLGQLDDSEFERALQELQLTRSIWTIDLAYLMHHFGVRHRFCTQTLGVDKGYKNQSFYRKHFDTEETRVNQLFAQAKACKVLVEKCTVSVQDIQAHLAQGHVAIVLVNSGVLHCDLCSSPVKYCCFAPSGHRCFCRTPDYQGHFIVLRGYNRATGCIFYNNPAYADPGMCSTSISNFEEARTSYGTDEDILFVYLDS; encoded by the exons GGGACTTTGTGCAGCTGCCTGTGCCAGTCATCCAGCAGCTCTACCACTGGGACTGTGGCCTGGCCTGCTCCAGGATGGTGCTGCG GTACCTGGGCCAGCTGGACGATAGTGAGTTTGAGAGAGCCCTGCAGGAGCTGCAGCTGACGAGGAGCATCTGGACCATCGACCTGGCCTACCTGATGCACCACTTTGGTGTGAGGCACCGTTTCTGTACCCAGACCCTGGGCGTCGACAAGGGCTACAAGAACCAG TCTTTCTACAGGAAGCACTTTGACACAGAGGAGACCCGGGTGAATCAGCTGTTTGCACAAGCCAAGGCCTGCAAGGTGCTGGTGGAGAAATG CACGGTGAGCGTGCAGGACATCCAGGCACACCTGGCTCAGGGCCATGTGGCCATCGTGCTGGTGAACTCTGGGGTGCTGCACTGTGACCTGTGTTCCAGCCCTGTCAAGTACTGCTGCTTCGCCCCCAGTGGCCACCGCTGCTTCTGCCGCACTCCTGACTACCAGGGCCACTTCATCGTCCTGCGCGGCTATAACCGGGCCACTGGCTGCATCTTTTACAACAACCCAGCCTATGCCGACC CAGGAATGTGCAGCACCAGCATCAGTAACTTTGAGGAGGCCAGAACCAGCTATGGCACAGATGAGGACATCCTCTTTGTCTACCTGGACAGCTGA